A single window of Chitinophaga sp. XS-30 DNA harbors:
- a CDS encoding dihydrofolate reductase family protein produces the protein MRKIIVLSMISLDGVMQAPGGPEEDTSGGFKYGGWVAPYSDEVYNEVLQKELKPADYLLGRKTFEIWAGYWPDHADFWPGVNEGTKYVFSKSMKKSDPMVTGWKNSVVVRNLADIKKLKNSNGPDIQVWGSSELVQLLLKKDIADELRLKIHPLTLGKGKKLFGNGTIPAAFTLAESIVTPKGVIIAHYKRAGNVETGTSGA, from the coding sequence ATGAGAAAAATAATTGTGCTGTCAATGATTTCATTGGATGGGGTCATGCAGGCACCCGGTGGGCCTGAGGAAGATACTTCAGGCGGTTTCAAATATGGTGGCTGGGTAGCACCGTATTCTGACGAAGTTTATAATGAGGTGCTGCAGAAAGAGTTGAAACCTGCAGATTATCTTTTGGGTAGGAAAACATTCGAAATTTGGGCCGGCTACTGGCCTGACCATGCTGACTTTTGGCCAGGTGTTAATGAAGGCACAAAATATGTGTTTTCCAAAAGTATGAAGAAGTCGGACCCGATGGTTACCGGGTGGAAAAACTCCGTGGTTGTAAGAAATCTGGCGGATATCAAAAAGCTCAAGAATTCAAATGGCCCGGACATTCAGGTGTGGGGTAGCAGTGAACTCGTTCAACTCCTCCTTAAGAAGGATATTGCGGACGAACTCAGGCTTAAAATTCACCCCTTGACTTTAGGCAAGGGAAAAAAGCTTTTTGGGAATGGAACGATTCCGGCAGCGTTTACACTGGCAGAGAGTATTGTTACGCCAAAAGGAGTCATTAT
- a CDS encoding RNA polymerase sigma factor produces the protein MHEQSLNEWIARCQQGDTAAFGQIVTLYQSQIFAYVFRLVGNEDDAKDVVQETFLRAWTYCKTYDPKFRFRTWLYTIATNCSYDYLRSKKTLVPYAEENIILLSDQLANSNLEQQLLNRNIASVIAQLTHSLTPKQKLVFTLKYLEGLETEEITVITRLTAEKVKSNLYLAKKNIKEALRKMMIYEK, from the coding sequence ATGCACGAACAAAGCCTTAACGAATGGATAGCACGATGCCAACAAGGCGATACGGCTGCATTCGGGCAGATCGTAACGCTATACCAGTCTCAGATTTTCGCCTATGTATTCAGACTGGTGGGCAACGAAGATGATGCAAAGGATGTGGTACAGGAGACTTTTTTAAGGGCATGGACCTATTGTAAAACCTATGACCCGAAGTTTCGCTTCCGTACCTGGTTGTACACCATTGCCACCAACTGCAGCTACGACTACCTGCGCTCAAAGAAAACGCTGGTACCGTATGCAGAAGAAAATATCATATTGCTGAGCGACCAGTTGGCAAATTCCAACCTGGAGCAACAGCTATTGAACAGGAATATTGCATCCGTCATCGCACAGCTTACGCATTCCCTCACCCCAAAACAAAAACTGGTATTTACGCTGAAATATCTGGAAGGCCTGGAAACGGAGGAAATAACGGTGATCACCAGACTGACTGCTGAAAAAGTGAAAAGCAACCTGTATCTGGCCAAGAAAAATATAAAGGAAGCACTACGCAAAATGATGATCTATGAAAAGTGA
- a CDS encoding aldo/keto reductase yields MNRTLGTNGPLVSATGLGCMGMSGAYGQSDEKESIATIERALELGHNFLDTSDHYGAGHNEDVIGQAIKGKREKAFLSVKTGQLLAPAANGGMAPGPVNTHPDYLRNAVIYSLRRLKTEYIDLYTPARVDPNVPIEETIGALADLVQKGVIRYIGLSEASAETVRRAAATHPVIALQTEYSLWSRDIEAEVLPTIRELGIGLVAYAPLSRGFLSGEFRKPEDIKDNRAHMPRYQGENFYKNLELVEKIRALAAGKNCTPAQLAIAWVLSQGDDIITIPGSKRIKHLEENIASEDVELTREDIESIDAIMPAGIVSGARYPERFLSTLNR; encoded by the coding sequence ATGAACAGAACATTAGGAACAAACGGCCCGTTAGTGTCCGCTACAGGTTTGGGATGCATGGGCATGTCCGGCGCATACGGGCAATCAGATGAAAAGGAGTCCATCGCTACCATCGAGCGGGCGCTTGAGCTCGGGCACAATTTTTTAGACACCTCCGATCATTATGGCGCGGGCCACAATGAGGACGTGATCGGCCAGGCTATCAAAGGTAAACGTGAGAAAGCCTTTCTCTCCGTTAAAACAGGCCAGCTGCTTGCTCCCGCCGCCAATGGAGGTATGGCCCCCGGTCCGGTAAATACGCATCCGGATTACCTGCGCAATGCCGTTATTTACAGTTTGCGGAGGCTTAAGACGGAGTATATCGATCTTTATACCCCGGCCAGAGTTGATCCGAACGTCCCTATCGAAGAAACCATCGGTGCGCTGGCTGATCTTGTGCAAAAGGGGGTGATCCGCTACATTGGTTTGTCGGAAGCATCAGCGGAAACCGTTCGCAGAGCTGCCGCTACGCACCCGGTTATCGCGCTGCAAACAGAATACTCGTTATGGAGCAGGGATATAGAGGCGGAGGTGTTGCCTACTATAAGGGAATTGGGTATTGGTCTGGTTGCCTATGCGCCTTTAAGCCGGGGTTTTTTAAGCGGGGAATTCAGGAAACCGGAGGACATTAAAGATAACCGGGCGCACATGCCCCGGTATCAGGGCGAGAACTTTTACAAGAACCTCGAGCTGGTTGAAAAGATCAGGGCTTTGGCTGCCGGTAAAAATTGCACACCCGCGCAATTGGCCATCGCCTGGGTGCTTTCTCAAGGCGATGATATCATTACTATTCCGGGTTCCAAACGAATAAAACATCTGGAAGAGAATATCGCGTCTGAGGATGTTGAACTTACCCGGGAAGATATTGAAAGCATTGATGCCATTATGCCTGCGGGGATTGTTTCCGGTGCGCGGTACCCGGAGCGGTTTCTGAGTACTTTAAACCGGTAA
- a CDS encoding helix-turn-helix domain-containing protein, with product MGSLLDDIKQNDKLPIRLVSPGFGQLPSDELFKQGHTHRKAYYFFLFMVDGCTQHRVDLQQFDIHTNELLIVLPHQMHELPKSKHGSDYFKIGFDESCLSLLPRQYPFLVNPLNTQKVIFSPAAAARLKSIFEILLELLSVMTTDPELILAHLNSLLTEINAAYFNADRVPADEKLSKYIDFKVFVENNLTDHPTIREIAEKLAINTNSLYGIVKQYSGLSPKEFMINRLILEARRRLYYGESASVKTLAFELGFNDPEYFSRLFRKVTGKTIAAFFQDLSGK from the coding sequence ATGGGTTCTCTGCTGGATGACATCAAACAGAACGATAAACTGCCGATCCGCCTTGTTTCGCCAGGATTTGGCCAGCTCCCTTCAGATGAGCTCTTCAAACAGGGCCATACCCATCGTAAAGCCTATTATTTCTTTCTGTTCATGGTGGATGGCTGTACGCAGCACCGTGTCGATCTTCAGCAGTTTGATATCCATACAAACGAGTTGCTGATCGTTCTTCCTCACCAGATGCACGAGCTTCCGAAATCGAAGCATGGTTCAGATTATTTCAAGATCGGTTTTGATGAAAGCTGCCTTTCCCTGTTGCCCAGACAATATCCTTTCCTGGTGAATCCCCTGAACACCCAAAAGGTGATTTTCAGTCCAGCTGCCGCTGCCAGGCTTAAATCGATCTTCGAAATACTATTGGAGCTGTTGAGCGTGATGACCACTGATCCGGAGCTTATCCTGGCGCACCTTAACAGCTTGCTGACAGAAATAAATGCCGCATATTTTAATGCTGACCGGGTGCCGGCTGATGAAAAACTTTCCAAATACATCGACTTCAAGGTTTTTGTGGAGAACAACCTCACCGATCATCCTACGATCAGGGAGATTGCAGAGAAACTGGCCATTAACACCAATAGTTTATATGGCATTGTGAAGCAATATTCCGGCCTTTCCCCCAAAGAGTTCATGATCAATCGCCTGATACTCGAAGCACGCCGCCGGCTGTATTATGGTGAGAGCGCCTCTGTCAAAACGCTTGCCTTCGAGCTGGGTTTTAATGATCCCGAATATTTCTCCCGGTTGTTCAGGAAGGTCACGGGTAAAACGATTGCCGCATTCTTTCAGGATTTGTCAGGGAAGTAA